The following nucleotide sequence is from Citrus sinensis cultivar Valencia sweet orange chromosome 6, DVS_A1.0, whole genome shotgun sequence.
AGGGTTGAGGGATTGATAactccattaattaattgcatgtATATGTGTCTGTTAgtatccttttttttattaaaatccatAGGAAATGTAATATTGTGCATAACTTTATTTGAACCTAAAGAGTGGAGGAGAACTGATGGGTGCAATTGTGTGATCATATTAGCACTAATACTCTGATCCCTTTAGAATTCCATAGTTAaacatgatattttattttatcgtatattgaagtttatatttttcttatcttttaagGGATTTCCTACTTTAAAAATGTATGAGATCCCTTGttagaatattattaatatattgtaCATAGGCATGCAGAGAAGGAGTTGAGTTAACAAAAAGttgtaactttaaaaattaaaaaaaagtgtatgtatatatgtatgtttttAAAGCtatatgttttaaaatgaattttgttactataaaataatattgttgggattaagaaaaaattataattttagcgaaaattttcattcatcaataaatgaataatttgctaatttattgataaaagaatatttattaatttagagagaaatttttttttgtcttaagaGGAGTTTTGTTGATGAATGTCCATActaataaaagagtaaaattcATGCTTCTCCAAATCAATCGTATGTGCTCCATCAGCTACTATCCATAATAGCATAGCTTAGTTAGGAACCTTGTAATTATATGGTATCTACTGTTTATTCACTTTGTGTAATCAAGTGCACATACGTGTCCTTATCTGGTGAGGCTCCGTACTTTATTAAAGAATTTCTAGTACATATATATCACTACTGAGTAAGcctttgatattaaaaaactacgaacacaaaaatattctcaattttcattcaactatattttaattttcagtctAAGAGTTTTCATATCTTTCTCATTCACGGCTTCTCACTTAAAAGGACTAAAAGGATCCATATTGACTGATGAGATAAGGAGAGCATTTTGTGGGATAAAGATGAGTCAAGAAAAAACAACTTTAGATGTATATTTTGTAAAGAGCTAAATTCAGATAATCGATGTtgtaagaagaaaaaactccctaattttttgaattttatatttcatttattattaatttttacatttatttattaaggtTTTACAGTATTAGAAATCTTAAAGAAACAAAGGAATAATTGTTTTTGCCTAAATAtccttatatatatgtatatatatgtatacacgcacacataattattttgctaTAGAAGGGAAGGACCGCACAACAAATTAAGGAAGGTCTAATATGGTATAAAAGCCAAGCAATTTTTATTGTGGATATGGGTGGATAAGATTtgttaaattcaataataaatttcaataactATTTCTTTTGTccaaaaaggaagaaattgCAAaagtcttttaaaaaaaaaaagctgccCCAAATAAGGTTAATAAGGTAATGCGTGAACGCTAATTATCAAGTGGGACTAAATAATGCGCAAATGGTAAATTATGTCGCGGGAAATAGCCTATAGTGGAATGTAATTTTGGCCAAGATATTTTTGGatgttttgtatttaatatttaaatcaggtatagatttttttaattaattatagttagaattttgataatatgaATGATATCCgatgttgaaaaaatatatattaatcctttatgttttgtaaattatacTACAGATACAAAATAGGTGAGAAGGAGATTTTACCAGTAGTCTAAATTCAGAGAGAAAAAgtacaataatataaattaaaatctcaattgaatactaatattaatataaagatAACACGAAATCTTTTAACGTTGAGgagaaaattcttaattaattctttgtCATTATCTATTTACACtgcaaagaaaaatctttgacaatttatatatttaaaaataaataaaattacttacaaGAGGATACTTGGACCAGAGCGGTGAACGCAGCCGTTGTTTTCTCCGCCACCTTTCATTGCCAAATGTGCTTAATGTTGCATGcagtaaatatatttattctcTCGGCTTTCCGCTCCTTCACTCactcgctctctctctctctctctctctctctctcatctctTCGTCACTCTCTCCTGttctttctcaatttctaATGCTACCAATGATAGACAATTTAAAAGACTTCAACATGGCGGCCTCATCGGTGCCGCCAGTGGTTTCTCAACAAAATATGGATACGGTAATTAATTTAGCTTATAATGTCCTTACTGCTATATTTTGATCCCATAAGATCATCAAAAATTTGATGGCTTGAGGCACAGATCTGAtattattttgcttaattaacattttatagtTCAACAAATGTACAGTTTGTAAAAGCTTGGGAACCAACCTAATGATATCATCATTTAGtggagaaaagatttaaaattagggtttattgagaaaaaattctaaaattatttatgtggTTATTGTTCATTAAGTATCTTCATAGTCATAGTGATTATCTGTTtctcattttcaaatattttctaacTTAAACCCTTTTGTAACTTATTGAACGCTATAATATCTCTTGATGCAAATCTCCTTATTTTCGATTCACCTTCAGGCAATTAGTTTACTATTGTGCACTTATTTAGCTTCACATGTATACTAATTGAAGTATAATTGTCAATTGCAGCCTCGTCCATCAAGTGTAGCAAGAGATGGAACTCACGATGCGGTATGTTGTTGTTGTCTCAGCAATTATTCCTAATTTTTAATagtcaagaaaatattttgagttctATAAACgatgtttttataattaaaattttcaagaataTAGTAATTACACTAAGAAAAACAATTGTAGTTTCAAATTTCGTTAGAAGACTAGGATCTCAAGTTTCTTTTCGATTGGCGGTTTCGGGTAGAGCTAGCATTACTCATATTCTTTCAAAAACTGTTCGCAACAGTAACCTTTTAGAGAAATATATTATCAACAGAAACGAACCAAAGAAAAGTAGAGCACAAGAGAGTGTTGCCAAAGAACAAACGACTaaggaataaaaatatttttttcacttttattcTCACCTTGATTACTCAGTTATTTCAGTGCTTACgtattttctttgcattttgCAGAAGAACAAAATAAAGGAAGGTTACAGCTCAGCTAAACCTATTGAGCTTCTGATCATCAACGTTGTGCCTTTGACAGTGGTGCCTGCCCTTGGTTATCAAAAGCCCAAAAGGCGGAAAAGGGGTAGAGATCCTCTCACGGAC
It contains:
- the LOC127903107 gene encoding uncharacterized protein LOC127903107; the protein is MLPMIDNLKDFNMAASSVPPVVSQQNMDTPRPSSVARDGTHDAKNKIKEGYSSAKPIELLIINVVPLTVVPALGYQKPKRRKRGRDPLTDSRKVGSPNGWMYEQRERANVKYVDQC